In a single window of the Necator americanus strain Aroian chromosome X, whole genome shotgun sequence genome:
- a CDS encoding hypothetical protein (NECATOR_CHRX.G24628.T1) — translation MSTIPGSNLQNSTDDKAEPVLPLPKNGTRGRMWSEVWTLWSWPQFPALLLQKTAAAHEAAVQEVTTLSTPTVNAVIVINKPQAVINAPTPSRTLKTPSAIH, via the coding sequence ATGTCCACGATTCCCGGATCCAATCTTCAAAACAGCACAGACGACAAGGCTGAACCTGTGCTTCCTCTGCCTAAAAACGGCACACGAGGACGTATGTGGAGTGAAGTGTGGACGTTGTGGTCTTGGCCACAATTTCCTGCTTTGCTCCTCCAAAAGACCGCAGCTGCCCACGAAGCGGCCGTACAAGAAGTAACCACTCTTTCAACTCCAACCGTCAACGCCGTCATCGTCATCAACAAGCCACAAGCCGTCATCAATGCACCTACACCAAGCCGAACTCTCAAGACACCATCAGCAATCCACTAA